A window of the Lactuca sativa cultivar Salinas chromosome 5, Lsat_Salinas_v11, whole genome shotgun sequence genome harbors these coding sequences:
- the LOC111887036 gene encoding cyclin-D1-1, whose protein sequence is MSDNSASSLFFSAAVNHLSPSIQDSIIDSLIAAEPHHSPHPDYLLRCQRRSVNLTHRQDSINWILNAHSHHRFQPITAILSVNYLDRFLSSSAASLLGNNGWAFQLLSVACLSLAAKMEEPDVPLLLDLQVLESPFIFEPKSVQRMELLVMEKLNWRLRSVTPFDFIYYFIFKLPPSSRTNELHFHSKCSDLIIKTIRVIDFLGFQPSVIAAAAVISAAGEGVDVPESYYEKVNKEMVRSCHQLMEEYLVDTCPSAVHKVRKQWRPDQPPPSPDGVLDAAATCVSCDTRSDNLLFVPTTPSGDDDREAKRLRFSVQEEQP, encoded by the exons ATGTCCGACAACTCAGCTTCTAGTCTTTTTTTCTCCGCCGCCGTCAACCACCTGTCACCATCGATCCAAGATTCCATCATCGACTCACTCATCGCCGCAGAACCCCATCACTCCCCGCATCCTGACTACCTCCTCCGATGCCAACGCCGCTCCGTCAATCTCACCCACCGTCAAGATTCCATCAACTGGATTCTTAAC GCTCACTCACATCATCGTTTTCAACCAATAACCGCCATTCTTTCCGTCAATTACTTAGACCGGTTTCTCTCTTCCTCCGCCGCCTCTCTCCTG GGGAATAATGGATGGGCGTTTCAGTTGTTATCGGTGGCATGTTTATCATTAGCTGCGAAAATGGAGGAGCCTGATGTACCTTTGcttttagatcttcaagttttggaGTCCCCTTTTATATTCGAACCCAAATCGGTTCAGAGAATGGAGCTTTTGGTAATGGAGAAACTCAATTGGAGGCTCCGATCGGTGACCCCTTTTGATTTTATCTATTATTTCATCTTCAAACTTCCACCTTCTTCTCGAACCaacgaactccattttcactcGAAATGTTCGGATCTCATCATCAAGACCATTCGTG TGATCGACTTTTTAGGATTCCAGCCGTCTGTAATTGCAGCAGCGGCGGTGATTTCTGCCGCCGGTGAAGGAGTGGATGTACCGGAGAGTTACTACGAGAAAGTAAACAAA GAAATGGTGAGAAGCTGTCATCAACTAATGGAGGAGTACTTGGTGGACACGTGCCCTTCGGCTGTTCATAAAGTCAGAAAGCAATGGAGACCTGATCAGCCACCGCCGAGTCCAGACGGTGTCCTGGATGCGGCGGCGACTTGCGTCAGCTGCGACACGCGTTCCGATAATCTTTTGTTTGTTCCGACGACACCCTCCGGCGACGACGACAGAGAAGCCAAGCGACTAAGGTTTAGTGTACAGGAAGAGCAGCCATAG
- the LOC111887022 gene encoding nucleobase-ascorbate transporter 4, protein MTVAKDDKFVPHPVKDQFPGVEFCINSNPPWAEAAVLAFQHYLVMLGTIVLISSIIVPPMGGGPVEKAYMIQTMLFVAGMNTLLQTWFGTRLPVVIGGSFRFVVPMLYIALSHRYSFYFEPAIRFRHTMRAMQGALMISSLLPIILGFLGIWRIVVRFLSPLSAVPLVTLVGLGLYAQGFPLLAECVEIGLPQLILLVLFSQYVPYWYKSKWLDRFAVLISVAIVWAYASLLTAAGAYKTRPPNTQFSCRVDRSGLVSAASWIKFPYPLQWGRPTIHAGDVFVMLAAAFVSLIESTGTFIAAARYGSATHVPSSVLSRGAAWLGIGILMDGLWGTGTGSTASVENVGLLAVTKVGSRRVVQMSAGFMFFFSILGKFGAIVASIPLPIIGALYCVLFGYMSSAGLGLLQYCNLNSYRTKFILGFSLFMGLSVPQYFNDYVITTGAGPVRSRSTWFNEAMLVIFTSPATVAAIVGMFLDRTLGYNHKDVRTDGGRHWWGKFKYFERDVRSAEFYSLPYGLSKYFPSV, encoded by the exons ATGACAGTAGCAAAAGATGATAAGTTTGTTCCACATCCGGTGAAGGATCAGTTTCCCGGAGTGGAGTTTTGTATAAATAGTAATCCTCCTTGGG CCGAAGCTGCTGTTTTGGCTTTTCAACACTATCTGGTGATGCTAGGGACCATTGTTCTTATATCTTCCATTATTGTTCCTCCAATGGGTGGAGGTCCT GTGGAGAAAGCTTATATGATACAAACAATGTTATTTGTTGCCGGAATGAACACATTGTTACAGACATGGTTTGGGACAAGACTTCCTGTGGTGATTGGAGGCTCATTCAGATTCGTCGTTCCTATGCTATACATTGCTCTATCACATCGTTATAGTTTTTACTTTGAACCCGCTATT AGGTTTCGTCATACAATGAGGGCAATGCAAGGAGCACTTATGATCTCTTCACTTCTTCCTATTATACTTGGATTCCTTGGTATTTGGAGAATCGTTGTCAG GTTCTTAAGTCCGCTATCTGCGGTTCCTCTGGTAACCCTCGTCGGACTTGGTCTCTATGCACAAGGGTTTCCTCTA TTGGCAGAATGCGTTGAGATTGGGCTTCCCCAGTTAATTCTACTAGTTCTCTTCTCTCAA TATGTCCCTTACTGGTACAAATCAAAGTGGCTTGATCGATTTGCTGTCCTTATCTCTGTAGCAATTGTATGGGCATACGCATCTCTTCTTACAGCAGCCGGTGCTTATAAAACTAGACCCCCCAACACTCAGTTCAGTTGTCGTGTGGATCGCTCTGGTCTTGTAAGCGCTGCTTCATG GATAAAGTTCCCATATCCACTCCAATGGGGTCGACCCACTATTCATGCTGGAGATGTTTTTGTAATGTTAGCAGCTGCTTTTGTGTCTCTAATCGAG TCAACAGGCACGTTTATTGCAGCAGCAAGATATGGGAGTGCTACACatgttccatcttctgtattAAGCCGTGGAGCTGCTTGGCTG GGAATTGGTATATTGATGGATGGGTTATGGGGTACAGGAACCGGCTCAACTGCATCAGT TGAAAACGTTGGTCTTCTAGCAGTAACTAAAGTGGGAAGCAGAAGAGTGGTACAAATGTCTGCAGGTTTCATGTTCTTCTTTTCCATTTTAG GAAAATTCGGCGCCATTGTAGCTTCCATACCTTTACCAATCATTGGAGCTCTATATTGTGTCTTGTTTGGCTACATGT CTTCTGCTGGTCTAGGGTTACTACAGTACTGCAACCTTAACAGTTATCGTACAAAGTTTATCCTGGGTTTCTCACTCTTCATGGGTCTTTCCGTCCCACAATATTTCAATGATTACGTGATAACAACTGGAGCAGGCCCTGTTCGCAGTAGATCCACTTGG TTCAATGAAGCGATGTTGGTGATATTCACGTCTCCAGCAACAGTAGCGGCTATTGTGGGTATGTTTCTTGACAGGACTCTGGGGTATAATCACAAAGATGTAAGAACAGATGGAGGAAGACATTGGTGGGGGAAATTTAAGTACTTTGAAAGAGATGTGAGGAGTGCAGAGTTCTATTCCCTTCCTTATGGACTTTCTAAGTACTTTCCTTCTGTTTGA